The following are from one region of the Rhizobacter sp. AJA081-3 genome:
- a CDS encoding fasciclin domain-containing protein, with translation MFDWFKRLAALSALALVAACGGGDDDPHPGNIVQVAQADARFSILVEAVVAADLATTLSGPGPFTVFAPTNDAFAALLTELGLSKAQLLADKPLLTAVLQYHVLSGTVRKAAVPLGAAITPLEGGIFKVDSVGADLIVTDGRNRTSKIVVTDVAAANGVIHAIDKVLLPADRNIVQTAVASAPEFSILVEAVTAAGLVNTLSGPGPFTLFAPTDAAFAALLVELGVSKAQLLADTALLDQVLKYHVVPGRVLKAGVPVGTPIATVQGETFSVNASLAITDQRGRTANIVATDVLTSNGVIHVIDKVILPAP, from the coding sequence ATGTTCGATTGGTTCAAGAGACTGGCGGCCCTGTCCGCCCTCGCCCTCGTGGCCGCCTGCGGTGGCGGTGACGACGATCCCCACCCCGGCAACATCGTCCAGGTGGCGCAGGCCGATGCACGTTTCAGCATCCTGGTCGAAGCCGTCGTCGCGGCCGACCTGGCCACGACGCTGTCGGGCCCCGGCCCGTTCACGGTGTTCGCGCCGACCAACGACGCCTTCGCCGCGCTGCTGACCGAGCTCGGCCTGAGCAAGGCGCAGCTGCTGGCCGACAAGCCGCTGCTCACCGCGGTGCTGCAGTACCACGTGCTGTCGGGCACGGTGCGCAAGGCCGCGGTGCCGCTGGGCGCCGCGATCACGCCGCTGGAAGGCGGCATCTTCAAGGTCGACAGCGTCGGCGCCGATTTGATCGTCACCGACGGGCGCAACCGGACCTCGAAGATCGTCGTCACCGACGTGGCGGCCGCCAACGGCGTGATCCATGCTATCGACAAGGTGCTGCTGCCGGCCGACAGGAACATCGTGCAGACCGCGGTGGCCAGCGCGCCGGAATTCAGCATCCTCGTCGAGGCCGTCACCGCCGCCGGTCTGGTGAACACGCTCAGCGGCCCCGGCCCGTTCACGCTGTTCGCGCCGACCGATGCCGCGTTCGCCGCACTGCTCGTGGAGCTCGGCGTCAGCAAGGCGCAGCTGCTGGCCGACACGGCCCTGCTGGACCAGGTGCTCAAGTACCACGTCGTGCCCGGCCGCGTGCTCAAGGCCGGTGTGCCGGTGGGCACGCCCATCGCCACCGTGCAAGGCGAGACCTTCAGCGTCAATGCCTCGCTGGCCATCACCGACCAGCGCGGCCGCACGGCCAACATCGTCGCCACCGACGTGCTGACCAGCAACGGCGTGATTCACGTCATCGACAAGGTGATCCTGCCCGCGCCCTGA
- a CDS encoding universal stress protein: protein MKILIAVDGSSYTKRMLAYLAAHDEWLGGGRHQYTVLNTVSPVPARAAAVIDRDTLKSYYAETSEAVFKPIRSFFKKQGIEAEFVGKVGHAPEIIAKMADGQDFDLLMMGSHGHGTLGNLVMGSVTTKVLASCKTPVLLVR from the coding sequence ATGAAGATCCTCATCGCCGTCGACGGCAGTTCGTACACCAAGCGCATGCTGGCCTACCTGGCCGCCCACGACGAGTGGCTCGGCGGTGGCCGCCACCAGTACACCGTCCTGAACACGGTGTCGCCGGTGCCGGCGCGCGCTGCAGCGGTGATCGACCGCGACACGCTCAAGTCCTACTACGCCGAGACCAGCGAAGCGGTGTTCAAGCCGATCCGCAGCTTCTTCAAGAAGCAGGGCATCGAAGCCGAATTCGTCGGCAAGGTCGGCCACGCGCCGGAGATCATCGCCAAGATGGCCGACGGCCAGGATTTCGATCTGTTGATGATGGGCTCGCACGGCCACGGCACGCTGGGCAATCTGGTGATGGGCTCGGTGACCACCAAGGTGCTGGCCTCCTGCAAGACGCCGGTGCTGCTGGTCCGCTGA
- a CDS encoding fasciclin domain-containing protein, with translation MKKIIVLSALAFAALSAQAKDIVDTAVAAGKFNTLAAALQAAGLVDTLKGPGPFTVFAPTDEAFAKIPKADLDALLKDKAKLSAVLTYHVVAGKVMAKDVKAGKVKTVQGSELTLGTTGGVTVDAAKVIQADIVADNGVIHVIDSVVLPK, from the coding sequence ATGAAGAAGATCATCGTTCTGTCCGCGCTTGCATTCGCCGCCCTGTCGGCCCAGGCCAAGGACATCGTCGACACCGCCGTGGCGGCCGGCAAGTTCAACACGCTGGCGGCTGCGTTGCAGGCCGCCGGACTGGTCGACACGCTGAAGGGACCCGGCCCGTTCACCGTGTTCGCGCCCACCGACGAAGCCTTCGCCAAGATCCCGAAGGCCGACCTCGATGCGCTGCTCAAGGACAAGGCCAAGCTCAGCGCCGTGCTCACCTACCACGTGGTCGCGGGCAAGGTGATGGCCAAGGACGTCAAGGCCGGCAAGGTGAAGACGGTGCAGGGCAGCGAGCTGACGCTGGGCACCACCGGCGGCGTGACGGTCGACGCGGCGAAGGTCATCCAGGCCGACATCGTGGCCGACAACGGCGTGATCCACGTGATCGACAGCGTCGTGCTGCCGAAGTGA
- a CDS encoding tetratricopeptide repeat protein, with product MNARIEDLKRQLRQLDELAASGTLPADQAASARAKLEQELVSQVMDSGASTTAGSGTPAAAPIPAAPAAAAARPSRRLLAGLSVFVLAVAAAGYAVYGTPGAWRGVPVAQSEDEAGAGHGSAAAQIEDMVAKLEQRMKTQPDDAEGWSMLGRSYSALGRYPEAVTAFKRVSTLKPKDAQALADQADAVAMAAGRKLAGEPAQLIARALELDPKNLKALALAGTIAFDASDFPKAAQLWSAAVAVAEPGSELERNLQSGVAEARSRAGLPPAAAAASGPVATSAAATAASLAGQVDIAAALKAKASPEDTLFVFARAVEGPRVPLAILRKQVKDLPLTFTLDDSMAMNPAMRLSTATQVIVGARISKSGNAIAQPGDLQGFTKAVAVGASGLKIEIAEEVK from the coding sequence ATGAATGCACGAATCGAAGATTTGAAGCGCCAGTTGCGCCAGCTCGACGAGCTGGCCGCATCGGGCACCCTGCCAGCCGATCAGGCGGCGTCCGCACGCGCCAAGCTCGAACAGGAGCTGGTGTCGCAGGTCATGGACTCCGGCGCATCGACGACCGCCGGGTCTGGCACACCGGCTGCAGCGCCCATCCCGGCCGCTCCCGCTGCCGCCGCAGCGCGGCCCTCGCGGCGGCTGCTCGCCGGGCTGTCCGTGTTCGTGCTCGCGGTCGCGGCCGCAGGCTACGCGGTGTACGGCACGCCCGGGGCTTGGCGAGGCGTTCCGGTTGCGCAGAGCGAAGACGAGGCCGGCGCGGGCCATGGCAGCGCGGCCGCCCAGATCGAGGACATGGTCGCCAAGCTCGAACAGCGCATGAAGACTCAGCCCGACGACGCCGAAGGCTGGTCGATGCTCGGGCGCAGCTACAGCGCGCTGGGTCGCTACCCGGAGGCGGTGACCGCGTTCAAGCGCGTGTCCACGCTGAAGCCGAAGGATGCCCAGGCGCTGGCCGACCAGGCGGACGCCGTGGCGATGGCCGCCGGCCGCAAGCTCGCCGGCGAACCAGCCCAGCTGATCGCCCGCGCGCTGGAACTCGACCCGAAGAACCTGAAGGCGCTGGCGCTGGCCGGCACCATCGCCTTCGACGCCAGCGACTTCCCCAAGGCGGCACAGCTGTGGTCGGCCGCGGTGGCGGTGGCCGAACCCGGCAGCGAACTCGAACGCAACCTGCAGTCCGGCGTGGCCGAGGCGCGCTCGCGCGCCGGTTTGCCGCCGGCCGCCGCAGCGGCGTCGGGCCCGGTGGCGACTTCGGCGGCCGCCACCGCTGCCTCGCTGGCCGGCCAGGTGGACATCGCCGCGGCGCTGAAGGCCAAGGCTTCGCCGGAAGACACGCTGTTCGTCTTTGCCCGCGCCGTCGAGGGCCCGCGCGTGCCGCTGGCCATCCTGCGCAAGCAGGTGAAGGATCTGCCGCTCACCTTCACCCTCGACGACTCGATGGCGATGAACCCGGCCATGCGCCTGTCCACCGCCACGCAGGTGATCGTGGGCGCGCGCATCAGCAAGTCGGGCAACGCGATCGCGCAGCCGGGCGACCTGCAGGGCTTCACGAAGGCCGTCGCGGTGGGCGCCAGCGGGCTGAAGATCGAGATTGCCGAAGAGGTGAAGTAG
- a CDS encoding metallophosphoesterase yields MRIQLLSDLHLETESFAPEPNPVAELLVLGGDIDSTWGELERFRDWPVPVLMVAGNHEFDGREVDEAWPALRERCESLGIGLLERESRVVQDADGARVRFVATVRWCDFDLYGEAGRATAMRAAGYYMRIMRSTRRGVAFDPEGVREEALACRDWLADELKKPRGDWDRTVVLTHFAPSLRSADPRYGAQPGTASFCNADDALLPGATTWIHGHLHCRHDYLVEHAQGRTRVVCNARGHGRKGEADGHDPLRIFEV; encoded by the coding sequence ATGCGGATCCAGCTGCTCTCCGACCTGCACCTCGAGACCGAGTCCTTCGCGCCCGAGCCGAACCCGGTCGCCGAACTTCTGGTGCTCGGCGGTGACATCGACAGCACGTGGGGCGAACTCGAGCGCTTTCGCGACTGGCCGGTGCCGGTGCTGATGGTGGCCGGCAACCACGAGTTCGACGGCCGCGAGGTCGACGAGGCCTGGCCGGCGCTGCGCGAGCGCTGCGAGTCGCTGGGCATCGGTCTGCTCGAGCGCGAAAGCCGCGTCGTGCAGGATGCCGACGGCGCGCGCGTCCGCTTCGTCGCCACCGTGCGCTGGTGCGACTTCGACCTCTACGGCGAGGCCGGTCGCGCCACTGCGATGCGGGCCGCCGGCTACTACATGCGCATCATGCGCAGCACGCGCCGTGGCGTGGCCTTCGACCCCGAGGGCGTGCGCGAGGAAGCACTGGCCTGCCGCGACTGGCTGGCGGACGAACTGAAGAAGCCGCGTGGCGACTGGGATCGCACCGTGGTGCTCACGCATTTCGCGCCCAGCCTGCGCAGTGCCGACCCGCGCTACGGCGCGCAGCCCGGCACGGCAAGCTTCTGCAATGCCGACGACGCGCTGCTGCCGGGGGCCACCACCTGGATCCACGGCCACCTGCATTGCCGGCACGACTATCTCGTCGAGCATGCGCAGGGGCGCACGCGGGTGGTGTGCAATGCCCGCGGCCACGGCCGCAAGGGCGAGGCCGACGGGCACGATCCGTTGCGGATCTTCGAGGTCTAA
- a CDS encoding TetR/AcrR family transcriptional regulator yields MAKVSFREQVLRAREDAIVSSVNRLLAEKGFDLMTVDEVAADVGIAKASLYKHFTSKEELAAAAMIRILDRAMAFIDSLAAKEPARAADQLKAVARWTMQVQLAGEMPSLPAQNSSLRAALTTNKVYLDRLMEVSDRLGAWIGAAQADKDLNPALPPEVILYTLFARACDPVLGLLKLAGQYSDEQIIELLVSTCFDGLSRR; encoded by the coding sequence ATGGCCAAGGTGTCGTTCCGTGAACAGGTGCTCCGCGCTCGCGAAGACGCGATCGTGTCGTCGGTGAATCGGCTGCTGGCCGAGAAGGGCTTCGACCTGATGACGGTCGACGAAGTGGCCGCCGATGTGGGCATCGCCAAGGCGAGCCTGTACAAGCACTTCACCTCGAAGGAAGAGCTGGCCGCGGCGGCGATGATCCGCATCCTTGACCGCGCGATGGCCTTCATCGACAGCCTGGCGGCCAAGGAGCCGGCCCGCGCGGCGGATCAGCTCAAGGCGGTGGCGCGCTGGACCATGCAGGTGCAGCTGGCCGGCGAGATGCCTTCGCTGCCGGCGCAGAACTCCAGCCTGCGCGCCGCGCTGACCACCAACAAGGTCTACCTGGATCGGCTGATGGAAGTCAGCGATCGACTCGGCGCCTGGATCGGCGCCGCGCAGGCAGACAAGGACCTGAACCCCGCGCTGCCGCCGGAGGTGATCCTGTACACGCTGTTTGCGCGCGCCTGCGACCCGGTGCTCGGCCTGCTCAAGCTGGCCGGCCAGTACAGCGACGAGCAGATCATCGAGCTGCTCGTGTCCACCTGCTTCGACGGCCTGTCGCGGCGCTGA